One genomic region from Sparus aurata chromosome 15, fSpaAur1.1, whole genome shotgun sequence encodes:
- the LOC115596858 gene encoding phosphatidylcholine:ceramide cholinephosphotransferase 1, with product MKKVAGWSAEDVSDWLSKEGMPEYIDALRQTDGPSLLRLTEADFKMPPLSLVSSDGGQQMLERLETLQIETHIEAHKNGHANGHAGGLPNGTSKPQRNGTLKDFRKEMVHIPIPTMEMTRSSFPAEWGKTGIAFVYAVICFVTTTVVISVVHERVPPKEHTPPLPDKFFDMFNRVEWAFSICEINGMLLVGLWLIQWTLLKYRSIIGRRFFFIVGTLYLYRCITMYITTLPVPGMHFKCSPKLLGNWEAQMRRVMKMIAGGGLSITGSHTMCGDYLYSGHTVMLTLTYLFIKEYSPKRFWWYHWFCWTLSAVGIFCILLAHDHYTVDVLVAYFITTRLFWWYHTMANQQSLKETSQSNPFSRVWWYRLFLYFEENVNGMVPRNYQVPSSLRALPWNRGVKYSKLDNQ from the exons ATGAAGAAGGTGGCAGGATGGTCAGCAGAggacgtctctgattggctgagcaaAGAGGGGATGCCGGAGTACATAGATGCCCTCCGTCAAACGGATGGCCCCTCTCTGCTCAGGCTCACCGAGGCTGATTTCAAGATGCCTCCCCTCTCGCTGGTGTCTTCTGATGGTGGGCAGCAGATGTTGGAGAGACTGGAGACGCTTCAGATAGAGACTCATATTGAGGCTCACAAAAACGGCCATGCCAACGGGCACGCTGGTGGTCTACCTAATGGAACTAGCAAGCCTCAGAGGAATGGCACATTGAAGGACTTCAGAAAAGAGATGGTCCACATCCCCATCCCTACAATGGAAATGACACGCTCCTCCTTCCCTGCTGAGTGGGGGAAGACGGGCATAGCGTTTGTCTACGCAGTGATTTGCTTTGTCACCACCACTGTCGTCATTTCAGTGGTCCATGAGAGGGTACCGCCAAAAGAGCATACCCCACCACTGCCTGACAAGTTCTTCGACATGTTTAACAGGGTGGAGTGGGCCTTCTCCATCTGTGAGATTAATGGCATGCTGCTGGTGGGACTTTGGCTCATACAGTGGACTCTGCTCAAATACAG GTCAATTATAGGCAGGCGCTTCTTTTTCATTGTGGGCACACTTTATCTGTACCGGTGCATTACCATGTACATCACCACTCTGCCTGTTCCCGGGATGCACTTCAAATGCTCTCCAAAG cTTCTCGGGAACTGGGAGGCGCAGATGAGGAGAGTAATGAAGATGATTGCCGGTGGGGGCCTATCGATCACAGGTTCTCACACCATGTGTGGAGACTATCTGTACAGTGGCCACACTGTCATGCTAACGCTAACGTACCTCTTCATCAAGGAGT ATTCCCCCAAGCGGTTCTGGTGGTACCACTGGTTTTGCTGGACCTTGAGTGCTGTGGGGATTTTCTGCATCCTTCTGGCACATGACCACTACACTGTGGATGTGCTGGTTGCATACTTTATCACTACACGCCTCTTTTGGTGGTACCACACCATGGCCAACCAGCAG TCACTGAAAGAGACGTCACAGAGTAATCCGTTCTCACGGGTGTGGTGGTACAGACTTTTCCTATACTTTGAGGAGAACGTCAACGGCATGGTCCCTCGCAACTATCAGGTGCCGTCGTCGTTGCGGGCGTTGCCGTGGAACCGAGGTGTGAAGTACAGCAAACTGGACAATCAGTGA